The following are encoded in a window of Drosophila simulans strain w501 chromosome 3L, Prin_Dsim_3.1, whole genome shotgun sequence genomic DNA:
- the LOC6738471 gene encoding solute carrier organic anion transporter family member 74D codes for MTKSNGDVEAATQVQNLGGKPSNGHGQLNGNGYHQNGGRRDSSQAFTPLLSQHNNGTTNGEVTTPPPSTVLYESTPSNNNEWKAPEDLGHLKNGLGNILSSNNNGTGNGHSLSEKYAHEQAPLTGGYKLPPRSSESEESDFDSDLNGGSSAESSSSCGLFGCRPKWARRFASTHVFMVVFLLAYILQGMYMTYFVSVITTIEKLFQIKSKTTGILLSASEMGQICTAMLLTYFAGRGHRPRWIACGMVLFSIAAFSCALPHFIFGEQLMHSSVILQQTQVSPANNSFSSHWLNASSEQVNPNLCILGGNQTHSGSECNEERQLEQASHSKITVIVLCIFFGSLLSSGIGQTAVATLGIPYIDDNVGSKQSPMYMAVTIGMRILGPASGFIFGSFCTRWYVNFSNPGFDATDPRWIGAWWLGPVAIGSLMLLASIAMFSFPKQLRGKQKPPGQTATPAAPVEPEEKPKLKDFPKTVRRQLSNDILMFRTASCVFHLLPIAGLYTFLPKYLETQFRLATYDANMIAAFCGILVMGIGIVISGLFILKRKPTARGVAAWIAFTALVYSAGMIILMFIGCSMNDFAGYKPSDGNSPALIEPTCSAALNCTCDKENFAPICADGKMYISACHAGCSSSSLRPSDNRTLYSDCACIPDAPEAVNGYCDNNCKNFIYFILIFAICVFMHSTSEVGSMLLVMRCTHPKDKAMAMGVIQSAIGLFGNVPCPIIYGAVVDSACLIWKSVCGKHGACSLYDADTFRQYFLGITAGIMFLAFLMDLVVWRKAHRIDIAPEDPQEGGPASNGRTLEVSESKQPITPAPDTTV; via the exons ATGACGAAGAGCAATGGCGATGTGGAGGCGGCAACCCAGGTGCAAAATCTGGGCGGAAAGCCCAGCAACGGACATGGCCAGCTGAATGGGAATGGCTATCATCAGAACGGCGGACGCAGGGATTCCAGTCAAGCCTTCACACCACTGCTGTCGCAGCACAATAATGGCACCACCAATGGCGAGGTGACCACTCCGCCTCCGAGTACAGTGCTCTACGAGAGCACACCGAGCAATAATAACGAGTGGAAGGCTCCGGAGGATCTGGGCCATCTGAAGAACGGCCTGGGCAACATACTGAGCAGTAATAATAATGGCACCGGCAATGGGCACAGTCTCAGCGAAAAGTATGCCCACGAACAGGCTCCCCTGACCGGAGGTTACAAGTTGCCACCTCGCTCCAGTGAGTCCGAGGaatccgatttcgattccgacCTCAATGGCGGCTCCTCCGCGGAATCCAGCTCCAGTTGCGGCCTCTTCGGCTGCCGGCCCAAGTGGGCCAGGAGATTCGCGTCCACGCACGTCTTCATGGTGGTCTTCCTGCTGGCCTACATCCTGCAGGGCATGTACATGACCTACTTCGTCTCTGTGATCACCACCATCGAGAAGCTATTCCAGATCAAGTCGAAGACCACGGGAATTCTGCTGAGCGCCAGTGAGATGGGTCAGATATGCACGGCCATGTTGTTGACCTACTTCGCCGGCAGAGGACATCGTCCAAGATGGATTGCCTGCGGCATGGTCCTGTTCTCCATCGCCGCCTTCTCCTGCGCCCTGCCGCATTTCATCTTCGGCGAGCAGCTGATGCACTCCAGTGTGATTCTCCAGCAGACGCAGGTCTCTCCCGCCAATAATTCCTTCTCGTCACACTGGCTGAATGCCAGCAGTGAACAGGTTAATCCCAATCTGTGCATTTTGGGTGGCAACCAAACCCATTCGGGCAGCGAGTGCAACGAGGAGCGCCAGCTGGAGCAGGCTTCCCACTCTAAGATCACCGTCATCGTGCTGTGCATCTTCTTTGGCAGCCTTCTCAGCTCGGGCATTGGGCAGACCGCCGTGGCCACCCTGGGCATTCCCTACATCGATGACAATGTGGGCAGCAAGCAGTCGCCCATGTACATGGCCGTCACCATTGGCATGAGGATCCTGGGACCAGCATCTGGTTTCATTTTTGGCAGCTTCTGCACGCGCTGGTATGTCAACTTCTCGAATCCCGGCTTCGATGCCACCGATCCGCGCTGGATTGGCGCCTGGTGGCTGGGGCCCGTGGCCATTGGCAGCCTCATGCTGCTGGCCTCCATTGCCATGTTCTCGTTCCCCAAGCAGCTGAGGGGCAAACAGAAGCCGCCGGGGCAGACGGCCACTCCAGCAGCTCCAGTTGAGCCGGAGGAGAAACCCAAGCTAAAAG ATTTTCCCAAGACAGTCCGTCGCCAGCTGAGCAACGACATCCTGATGTTCCGCACCGCCTCATGTGTGTTCCACCTGCTGCCCATCGCCGGTCTTTATACGTTCCTGCCCAAGTATCTGGAGACCCAGTTCCGGCTGGCCACCTATGATGCCAACATGATCGCCGCCTTCTGTGGCATCCTGGTCATGGGCATAGGTATTGTCATTTCCGGGCTCTTCATCCTGAAGCGGAAGCCCACTGCCAGGGGCGTGGCCGCTTGGATCGCCTTCACAGCCCTCGTCTACTCGGCGGGCATGATCATCCTGATGTTCATCGGCTGCAGCATGAACGACTTTGCCGGCTACAAGCCAAGCGATGGCAACAG TCCCGCCTTGATCGAGCCCACGTGCAGTGCCGCTCTCAACTGTACCTGTGATAAGGAGAACTTCGCGCCCATCTGCGCCGACGGCAAGATGTACATCTCGGCCTGCCACGCCGGATGCAGCAGCTCCTCGCTGCGGCCCAGCGACAATCGCACGCTCTACTCCGATTGTGCTTGCATTCCAGATG CTCCGGAGGCGGTCAACGGTTACTGTGATAATAACTGCAAAAACTTCATCTACTTTATACTGATCTTTGCCATTTGCGTATTTATGCATTCCACCTCCGAGGTGGGCAGCATGCTGCTCGTCATGCGCTGCACACACCCCAAAG ATAAGGCCATGGCCATGGGTGTGATACAGTCGGCCATCGGCCTGTTCGGCAACGTTCCCTGTCCCATCATCTACGGCGCAGTGGTGGACTCCGCCTGCCTCATCTGGAAGTCGGTGTGCGGCAAACACGGCGCCTGTTCGCTCTACGATGCGGATACCTTCCGGCAATATTTCCTAG GAATCACGGCTGGCATTATGTTCCTGGCATTCCTGATGGACCTGGTGGTGTGGCGCAAGGCGCATCGCATCGACATCGCGCCCGAGGATCCGCAGGAGGGCGGGCCCGCTTCCAACGGAAGGACCTTGGAGGTGTCCGAGTCCAAGCAGCCCATCACCCCGGCGCCGGACACGACGGTCTAG